A portion of the Thermoplasmata archaeon genome contains these proteins:
- a CDS encoding thioesterase, with translation MLNTGIKGAQSVTVTEENLASTVGSGDLPVFATPAMIALIEKTASLSVQPYLDLGTSTVGTHLDIAHSSATPIGMTVVCETELVEIDRRRLVFKVRVYDSKSEVGSGTHERFIVDSQRFLEKAELKNA, from the coding sequence ATGTTGAACACGGGTATCAAAGGCGCTCAGTCGGTCACGGTGACGGAGGAGAATCTAGCTTCCACGGTAGGCAGCGGGGATCTTCCTGTATTCGCCACGCCTGCTATGATAGCGCTGATAGAGAAGACCGCGTCTCTGAGCGTCCAGCCTTATCTGGATCTCGGGACTTCCACAGTGGGCACCCATCTGGACATCGCCCACAGCTCCGCTACGCCGATCGGCATGACGGTGGTATGCGAGACGGAGCTCGTGGAGATAGACAGGAGAAGGCTGGTCTTCAAGGTCCGTGTTTACGATTCTAAATCGGAGGTCGGTTCCGGGACTCATGAGAGGTTCATTGTCGATTCCCAAAGGTTCCTGGAGAAAGCTGAGCTCAAGAATGCGTGA